One Microlunatus soli genomic window carries:
- a CDS encoding HNH endonuclease encodes MTDVLVLNASYEPLQRVSVRHAIGMLYRQVAVVEEEVDGSTFGPYPLPRVLRLVRYVVMKWVHRGTPPCTKAGIHARDRACAYCGGKATTVDHILPRSRGGGSTWQNLVSACSKCNERKGNRTPGEAGMKLRVTPYAPSYLQLKALRARR; translated from the coding sequence ATGACCGACGTGCTGGTACTCAACGCGAGCTATGAGCCGCTGCAGCGGGTGAGCGTGCGGCACGCCATCGGCATGCTCTACCGCCAGGTCGCCGTCGTCGAGGAAGAGGTCGACGGATCCACCTTCGGTCCCTATCCGCTGCCGCGTGTGCTCCGGCTGGTCCGCTACGTCGTGATGAAGTGGGTTCATCGCGGCACTCCGCCGTGCACCAAGGCCGGCATCCACGCCCGCGACCGGGCCTGCGCCTACTGCGGTGGCAAGGCCACCACCGTCGATCACATCCTGCCCCGATCGCGGGGCGGCGGCTCGACCTGGCAGAACCTGGTCTCCGCCTGCTCCAAGTGCAACGAACGCAAGGGCAACCGGACTCCGGGCGAGGCAGGGATGAAGCTGCGGGTCACTCCGTATGCGCCGAGTTACCTGCAGTTGAAGGCGCTTCGCGCTCGGCGGTAG
- a CDS encoding MDR family MFS transporter — MTTTDAYSAGPGVPQRMTAGDRTVIGILLIAAFVVILNETIMSVALPRLMEDLHITASTGQWLTTAFMLTMAVLIPTTGFVLQRLTTRTVFILALGLFCLGTLLAGLAPGFAVLLIARIIQASGTAVMIPLLMTTVLNLVPPARRGTFMGTVSIVIAVAPAIGPTVSGLILQYLSWRFMFLIVLPIAAIALIIGILRLTNIGEKDEHPIDMASVALTIPAFGLFVFGLNQFGAGGGGGVPVTAIVALVIGIACLLVFGFRQIRLQRSGNPLLDLRVFGFTDFRKSLVVILLGMVAMFGMILILPLYLQQVHGLSTLATGLLMLPGGILMAIMGPIIGRLYDRYGPKVLMMIGTGLLSLMLVAFAVSDENTPLWLLGVQYALMMGAGMGMIMTPAMTNGLNPLPPHLYSHGSATLMTLQQVAGAAGTALLIAIMAIRTGALARSGVDALHAQLGGIHASFLVGAVAAAIAFVLSAFVTKSAPVEGAGHGASESEPVAAH; from the coding sequence GTGACCACCACTGACGCTTACAGCGCCGGACCCGGCGTCCCGCAGCGGATGACTGCCGGTGATCGCACGGTGATCGGCATCCTGCTGATCGCAGCGTTCGTCGTCATCCTCAACGAGACCATCATGAGCGTCGCGCTTCCGCGGCTGATGGAGGATCTGCACATCACGGCGAGCACCGGACAGTGGCTGACCACCGCGTTCATGCTGACCATGGCCGTGTTGATCCCGACCACCGGCTTCGTGCTGCAACGGCTCACCACCCGGACCGTCTTCATCCTGGCGCTCGGGCTGTTCTGCCTCGGCACCCTGCTGGCCGGGCTGGCCCCCGGCTTCGCGGTGCTGTTGATCGCTCGGATCATCCAGGCCTCCGGCACCGCGGTGATGATCCCGCTGCTGATGACCACGGTCCTGAATCTTGTGCCGCCGGCTCGCCGCGGCACCTTCATGGGCACCGTCAGCATCGTGATCGCCGTCGCCCCGGCTATCGGGCCGACCGTGTCCGGCCTGATCCTGCAGTACCTGTCCTGGCGGTTCATGTTCCTGATCGTGTTGCCGATCGCGGCCATCGCCCTGATCATCGGCATCCTCCGGCTGACCAACATCGGTGAGAAGGACGAGCATCCGATCGACATGGCGTCGGTCGCGTTGACCATTCCGGCCTTCGGCCTGTTCGTCTTCGGCCTGAACCAGTTCGGTGCCGGCGGTGGCGGCGGGGTGCCGGTCACCGCGATCGTCGCCCTGGTGATCGGGATCGCCTGCCTGCTGGTCTTCGGCTTCCGGCAGATCCGGCTGCAGCGCTCCGGTAACCCGCTGTTGGACCTGCGGGTGTTCGGTTTCACCGATTTCCGCAAGAGCCTGGTGGTGATCCTGCTCGGGATGGTCGCGATGTTCGGGATGATCTTGATCCTGCCGCTCTACCTGCAGCAGGTGCACGGTCTGAGCACCCTGGCCACCGGGCTGCTGATGCTGCCCGGCGGGATCCTGATGGCGATCATGGGGCCGATCATCGGCCGGCTGTACGACCGTTATGGCCCGAAGGTGCTGATGATGATCGGCACCGGGCTGCTGAGCCTGATGCTGGTGGCGTTCGCCGTCTCCGACGAGAACACTCCGCTGTGGCTGTTGGGTGTCCAGTACGCGCTGATGATGGGTGCCGGGATGGGCATGATCATGACGCCTGCGATGACCAACGGCCTGAACCCGCTGCCGCCGCATCTCTACTCGCACGGCAGCGCCACCCTGATGACGCTGCAGCAGGTCGCCGGTGCCGCCGGTACCGCGTTGCTGATCGCGATCATGGCGATCCGCACCGGAGCACTGGCCCGGAGCGGTGTGGACGCGTTGCACGCCCAGCTCGGCGGCATCCACGCCAGCTTCCTGGTCGGTGCAGTCGCGGCAGCGATCGCCTTCGTGCTGTCGGCCTTCGTGACCAAGTCCGCCCCGGTGGAGGGGGCCGGTCACGGCGCCTCGGAGTCGGAGCCGGTCGCAGCGCACTGA
- a CDS encoding MFS transporter, protein MTETTTFRQRRRAVVASTIGAALEWYDFTLYGLASAVVLGPVFFPSDNPVRGTLSSLATFGVGFFARPVGGVIFGNLGDRLGRRRILVITLILMSASTFCIGLLPGYQQIGIGGPLLLVLLRIAQGLGAGAEYAGATLLAAEHSSDGRRGLVSAIPTVGSPIGSIVASIVFGLFTLLPDDQFLSWGWRIPFLLSVVLFAFGMWMRLRVTESPVYVDTQQGGAAGRVGVLELLHRHPVPLLKAVMMNIGPNASSYLPTVFGVSYLANTLHLPAVTGTNAVIIGNVFAMVVLPTAGLLTDRIGRRPVFIAGALLIAAMAFPFFSMLDTRNFAVIAAAFVILFSIAGHCMLGAQASILPEQFPTEVRYSGVAISRELASALVGGTLPFVATALIAATGTTGSVSILVIVVALIAAIGAALMRDRRGRTLRREQHA, encoded by the coding sequence ATGACGGAGACAACGACGTTTCGTCAGCGGCGTAGAGCCGTCGTCGCCAGCACGATCGGTGCGGCACTGGAGTGGTACGACTTCACCTTGTACGGCTTGGCCAGCGCCGTGGTGCTCGGTCCGGTCTTCTTCCCCTCCGACAACCCGGTCCGGGGCACCCTGAGCTCGCTGGCGACCTTCGGGGTGGGCTTCTTCGCCCGACCGGTCGGTGGCGTGATCTTCGGCAATCTCGGCGATCGACTCGGCAGACGCCGGATCCTGGTGATCACGTTGATCCTGATGAGCGCTTCCACCTTCTGTATCGGGTTGTTGCCCGGTTATCAGCAGATCGGCATCGGCGGTCCCCTGCTGCTGGTGCTGTTGCGGATCGCCCAGGGACTCGGGGCAGGCGCCGAGTACGCCGGGGCGACGCTGCTCGCCGCCGAACATTCCAGCGATGGCCGGCGCGGTCTGGTGTCGGCGATCCCGACGGTCGGCAGTCCGATCGGTTCGATCGTGGCATCGATCGTCTTCGGTCTGTTCACGCTGCTGCCCGATGATCAGTTCCTGTCCTGGGGTTGGCGGATCCCGTTCCTGCTCAGCGTCGTCCTGTTCGCGTTCGGGATGTGGATGCGATTGCGGGTCACGGAGTCGCCGGTCTACGTCGACACCCAACAGGGCGGTGCGGCAGGCAGGGTCGGTGTGCTCGAGCTACTGCACCGACACCCGGTTCCGCTGCTCAAGGCCGTGATGATGAACATCGGCCCGAATGCGTCCAGCTATCTCCCGACGGTGTTCGGCGTCTCCTACCTGGCCAACACGTTGCACCTCCCCGCCGTCACCGGCACCAATGCGGTGATCATCGGCAACGTCTTCGCGATGGTCGTGCTGCCCACCGCCGGACTGCTGACCGACCGGATCGGGCGACGCCCGGTGTTCATCGCCGGCGCGCTGTTGATCGCGGCGATGGCCTTCCCGTTCTTCTCGATGTTGGACACGCGCAACTTCGCGGTGATCGCGGCGGCGTTCGTGATCTTGTTCAGCATCGCCGGGCATTGCATGCTCGGCGCGCAGGCGTCGATCCTGCCCGAACAGTTCCCGACCGAGGTCCGCTACAGCGGGGTCGCCATCTCCCGCGAACTGGCCAGCGCACTGGTCGGCGGGACGTTGCCGTTCGTCGCAACCGCGTTGATCGCCGCCACCGGTACGACCGGTTCGGTGTCGATCCTGGTGATCGTCGTGGCGTTGATCGCCGCGATCGGTGCAGCCCTGATGCGGGACCGCCGGGGAAGGACACTCCGCCGCGAGCAGCACGCCTAA
- the uppS gene encoding polyprenyl diphosphate synthase — translation MISTLTRILDPVYRWRLVRQLRDLPRPRHIALVMDGNRRWARAAGHQDPSVGHRAGAAHLTDVLGWCERRGIDHVTVFVASTENLIRRPGSEIAAILSTMDRLLSDRAARTDNRWQLHLSGRIDLLPDNTRNALKSAAEKTAGRGLPCHLSIAIGYGGRQEIIDALRDYLDDHRDQPLERLAATFEPDEISRRLYQPDQPDPDLIIRTSGEIRLSNFLLWQGVRAEYYFCDSYWPGFSERDFLRALRTFGRRRSRAG, via the coding sequence ATGATCTCGACCCTGACGCGGATCCTGGATCCGGTCTACCGGTGGCGGCTGGTCCGGCAATTGCGCGACCTGCCCCGGCCGCGCCACATCGCGCTGGTGATGGACGGCAACCGCCGGTGGGCGCGTGCGGCGGGCCATCAGGATCCCAGCGTCGGTCATCGTGCGGGAGCTGCCCATCTCACCGACGTCCTGGGCTGGTGCGAGCGCCGAGGCATCGACCACGTCACCGTCTTCGTCGCCTCGACCGAGAACCTGATCCGCCGGCCCGGTTCGGAGATCGCGGCGATCCTGTCCACGATGGATCGATTGCTGTCTGATCGCGCGGCTCGGACGGACAACCGGTGGCAGCTGCACCTGTCCGGCCGGATCGATCTGCTGCCCGACAACACCCGGAACGCCCTGAAGTCCGCGGCCGAGAAGACGGCCGGACGGGGCCTTCCGTGCCATCTCAGCATCGCGATCGGCTACGGCGGTCGCCAGGAGATCATCGACGCGCTCCGGGACTACCTCGACGATCATCGCGATCAGCCACTGGAACGGCTCGCAGCAACCTTCGAGCCCGACGAGATCAGCCGTCGGCTGTACCAGCCCGATCAGCCCGATCCGGATCTGATCATCCGGACCAGCGGCGAGATCAGGCTGTCCAACTTCTTGCTCTGGCAGGGAGTCCGGGCCGAGTACTACTTCTGCGACAGCTACTGGCCCGGTTTCTCCGAACGCGACTTCCTGCGGGCGCTGCGCACGTTCGGCCGGCGACGGAGCCGCGCCGGCTGA
- a CDS encoding LacI family DNA-binding transcriptional regulator: MATRSDRSTPARLRDVAQRAGVSPGLASRVLNNDASVRLRPETKQAVITAAAELDYVPNSAARSLRYARTSTLGMVIESVTSPMYDGIVHGAQEAAATHGFFILMIDAHEVERRPALFAELIAARRIDGLLLQGGFDASTPIPLDRISAIPAVLLNAHGVGSIPGAVLQDEEAADLATRHLLDLGHRDLLFVGSPQGSTSERRRHGFDRAVERHPDATGRMLAAGWSAERCHDAVVEHLATGARPSGIIAVNAETAVGVLSAVHESGLSVPDDLSVVAIHDSWFTEHLRPPLTTVALPMRKLGALAVERLLEQMREPHENDLVITDPAPSLTVRSSTGQPPR, from the coding sequence ATGGCGACGCGGAGCGACAGGTCGACACCTGCCCGGCTCAGGGATGTCGCACAACGGGCCGGGGTGTCACCGGGGCTTGCGTCACGGGTGCTGAACAACGATGCCAGCGTCCGACTCCGTCCGGAGACCAAGCAGGCGGTCATCACGGCGGCTGCCGAGCTCGACTACGTCCCGAACTCGGCAGCCCGTTCGCTGCGCTACGCCCGGACATCCACCCTGGGAATGGTGATCGAGAGCGTCACCAGCCCGATGTACGACGGCATCGTGCACGGCGCCCAGGAAGCGGCGGCGACGCACGGCTTCTTCATCCTGATGATCGACGCGCACGAGGTCGAACGCCGTCCCGCCCTGTTCGCCGAACTGATCGCCGCTCGCCGGATCGACGGACTGTTGCTGCAGGGCGGCTTCGACGCAAGCACCCCGATCCCACTCGACCGGATCAGCGCGATCCCGGCAGTGCTGCTCAACGCGCACGGTGTCGGAAGCATCCCGGGCGCCGTCCTGCAGGACGAGGAAGCCGCGGACCTGGCCACCCGGCACCTGCTCGACCTGGGCCACCGCGATCTGCTGTTCGTCGGCTCCCCCCAGGGCTCGACGTCGGAGCGGCGCCGGCACGGCTTCGACCGGGCCGTCGAACGGCACCCCGATGCCACCGGGCGGATGCTCGCGGCGGGCTGGTCGGCCGAACGCTGTCACGACGCGGTCGTCGAACACCTGGCGACCGGCGCCCGGCCCAGCGGCATCATCGCGGTCAACGCCGAAACAGCGGTCGGTGTGCTGTCGGCCGTCCACGAATCCGGCCTGTCGGTGCCCGACGACCTCTCCGTGGTGGCGATCCATGACAGCTGGTTCACCGAGCATCTCCGACCGCCGCTGACCACCGTGGCGCTGCCGATGCGCAAACTCGGAGCGTTGGCCGTCGAGCGGCTGCTGGAGCAGATGCGCGAGCCGCACGAGAACGACCTGGTCATCACCGACCCGGCGCCCAGCCTGACCGTCCGGTCCTCGACCGGTCAGCCGCCGCGATAG
- a CDS encoding MOSC domain-containing protein translates to MTWTVERVGFAPVKGTRHLAYPAITLGTGGPVGDRRFCLVDPGRGRALRTVQNPELVAVRADWTDPVLSCRFPDHTVISAPVALTDDQVSFDYWGRTATGQVVAGPWAGAFGRYLGADLLLVACPPGDVVFGEAVTVVTRTSIDNLAARLGTPIDPARWRATVVIDDSTDAARTPEPDWIGRSVQIGGATISITAPVARCAVIDICPETGSRDGALLKVLRRSAPRDELYGDPIFGVQATVARPGPVLVGDRAELLP, encoded by the coding sequence GTGACATGGACGGTCGAGCGGGTCGGGTTCGCCCCGGTCAAGGGGACCCGCCACCTGGCCTACCCGGCCATCACCCTCGGCACCGGCGGGCCGGTCGGCGACCGCCGCTTCTGCCTGGTCGATCCGGGCCGCGGCCGAGCATTGCGCACCGTACAGAATCCGGAACTGGTCGCGGTCCGCGCCGACTGGACCGACCCGGTCCTGAGCTGCCGCTTCCCCGACCACACCGTGATCTCCGCGCCCGTCGCACTGACCGACGACCAGGTCAGCTTCGACTACTGGGGCCGGACGGCGACCGGGCAGGTGGTAGCCGGCCCGTGGGCCGGTGCCTTCGGGCGATACCTCGGCGCCGACCTGCTGCTGGTCGCCTGCCCACCCGGAGATGTCGTGTTCGGTGAAGCGGTGACGGTGGTGACGCGTACCTCGATCGACAACCTCGCAGCGCGACTGGGTACGCCGATCGACCCGGCCCGGTGGCGAGCAACCGTCGTCATCGACGACTCCACCGACGCCGCCAGGACACCCGAGCCCGACTGGATCGGACGATCGGTGCAGATCGGCGGCGCGACCATCTCGATCACGGCGCCGGTCGCCCGCTGTGCGGTGATCGACATCTGCCCGGAGACCGGCAGCAGGGATGGTGCGCTGCTGAAGGTCCTGCGACGGTCGGCCCCGCGCGACGAGCTGTACGGCGACCCGATCTTCGGCGTTCAGGCGACGGTGGCCCGTCCGGGTCCGGTCCTGGTCGGTGATCGGGCAGAGTTGTTGCCATGA
- a CDS encoding NAD-dependent epimerase/dehydratase family protein — MTNRGTARSGRIVVTGGSGFIGRAVVAELLRASRPVTVVDKVPFSEVGKDIPGADRVQMITGDLKDDAVCEAAIGADTGGIIHLAAMTYVLKSKEDPQGTFAENVVVTQRLLELARINAVPRFVFASTNAVVGNVGTRTINTEMAIRPLAPYGATKAASEMLISGYAGSYGMSTCSLRFTNVYGPGMDHKDSFVPRLMRAALTGGGVKIYGDGTQRRDLVHLDDIVAGLISALDSEYVGTTIVGGGESVTVLQMVQDARTVTGAPIPAEHIDPPAGEMPAVIVELADSEQTIGYRPSVRFADGLVGTWEYFRESVKPAS; from the coding sequence ATGACAAATCGGGGAACCGCCCGCAGCGGTCGGATCGTGGTGACGGGTGGTTCGGGGTTCATCGGACGCGCCGTCGTGGCCGAACTGCTCCGGGCATCGCGACCGGTGACCGTAGTGGACAAGGTCCCGTTCAGCGAGGTCGGCAAGGACATTCCGGGTGCCGATCGGGTGCAGATGATCACCGGCGATCTGAAGGACGACGCGGTCTGCGAGGCCGCGATCGGCGCCGACACCGGCGGCATCATCCATCTGGCGGCGATGACGTACGTGCTGAAGTCCAAGGAGGACCCGCAGGGCACCTTCGCCGAGAACGTCGTCGTCACCCAGCGGCTGCTGGAGCTGGCCCGGATCAATGCCGTACCGCGCTTCGTCTTCGCCTCAACCAACGCGGTGGTCGGCAACGTCGGCACCCGCACGATCAACACCGAGATGGCGATCCGCCCGCTCGCCCCGTACGGCGCCACCAAGGCTGCCAGCGAGATGCTGATCTCGGGCTACGCCGGTTCGTACGGCATGAGCACCTGCTCGCTGAGGTTCACCAACGTCTACGGCCCCGGAATGGACCACAAGGACAGCTTCGTCCCCCGCCTGATGCGCGCCGCGCTGACCGGAGGTGGGGTCAAGATCTACGGCGACGGCACCCAGCGCCGCGACCTGGTCCACCTGGACGACATCGTGGCCGGCCTGATCAGCGCCCTGGATTCGGAGTACGTCGGCACCACCATCGTCGGCGGCGGGGAGTCGGTGACGGTGTTGCAGATGGTCCAGGACGCCCGTACGGTGACCGGCGCGCCGATCCCGGCCGAACACATTGATCCGCCGGCCGGTGAGATGCCCGCGGTGATCGTCGAACTGGCCGACAGCGAACAAACCATCGGCTACCGTCCGTCGGTCCGGTTCGCCGATGGACTGGTCGGCACCTGGGAGTACTTCCGCGAGTCGGTCAAACCGGCGTCGTGA
- a CDS encoding DUF6772 family protein, with translation MQPVLAYERGLSKFKPLDRVITYDDFDHGFNGWMDLTPNFVEEDYRSFPSIVDLERWAPSMLSAAPMRFAASHGSMEGTYSLKLTTRPTAARYEEPPAAGSMGTAIKRLSNIANTSTIQIEAWYAYTPQQDRTGKGEEDIRAFGFFFDLQDTEYRFMPGVRYVNSVNGELVKRWQYWKVRDGVSRADWCYGLADGWQEPGIDNLWYGRRHPDGSADAYQWIPDGQQDLVYNESPDKINWLYLRLTFDYRRRQYIEFESQDRVFDLRGLAPTLSPRYRSIDNLINPIFFVETDTDRSVNLYLDSVVYSID, from the coding sequence ATGCAGCCCGTACTCGCTTACGAACGTGGACTGAGCAAGTTCAAACCGTTGGACCGGGTGATCACCTACGACGACTTCGATCACGGCTTCAACGGCTGGATGGACCTGACACCGAATTTCGTCGAGGAGGATTACCGGTCGTTTCCCAGCATCGTCGATCTGGAGCGCTGGGCGCCGTCCATGCTGAGCGCCGCCCCGATGCGGTTCGCCGCCTCGCACGGATCGATGGAGGGCACCTACTCGCTGAAGCTCACCACCCGGCCGACCGCGGCCCGCTACGAGGAGCCGCCGGCGGCCGGCAGCATGGGAACCGCGATCAAGCGGCTGTCGAACATCGCCAACACCTCGACGATCCAGATCGAGGCCTGGTACGCCTACACGCCGCAGCAGGACCGGACCGGCAAGGGCGAGGAGGACATCCGCGCGTTCGGCTTCTTCTTCGATCTCCAGGACACCGAGTACCGCTTCATGCCCGGCGTGCGCTATGTGAACTCGGTCAACGGGGAACTGGTCAAGCGCTGGCAGTACTGGAAGGTGCGTGACGGGGTCAGCCGCGCGGATTGGTGCTACGGCCTGGCCGACGGCTGGCAGGAGCCCGGGATCGACAACCTCTGGTACGGCCGGCGGCATCCCGACGGCTCGGCCGACGCCTACCAGTGGATCCCTGACGGCCAACAGGATCTGGTCTACAACGAGAGCCCGGACAAGATCAATTGGCTCTATCTCCGACTCACCTTCGACTACCGACGACGGCAGTACATCGAGTTCGAGAGTCAGGACCGGGTCTTCGATCTGCGCGGGCTGGCGCCGACCCTGTCGCCCCGCTACCGGAGCATCGACAACCTGATCAATCCGATCTTCTTCGTCGAGACCGACACCGATCGCAGCGTGAACCTCTACCTCGACTCGGTTGTCTACTCCATCGACTGA
- a CDS encoding alpha/beta fold hydrolase, which yields MADRLPTPTGTLRLADGRDLSWDEHGPTDGPAVFYLHGIPGCRVMWSGLGSAAESAGVRLIVPDRPGCGLSSFQPDRRITDLPSDLSALADQLRLERYWVAGVSGGGPYALATAAAGDPRLVGAVVTNGVGPLHTPDAIAGLYDVNRPVFEAAATGVEACRPIIESMTGGTEPDRDALAAILRAMPAEDRAVIEADPRMAAEVGDLRPAAVNGIDGLAYDLWLAVQPWGFDLTEIAVPVDFYAADHDRNVPIQHAVDQAALVPNSTLTVWPASGHFSGFVRLPEVLAALARTATAEREAPSTAGNSAHTE from the coding sequence ATGGCCGACCGACTCCCCACCCCGACCGGCACGCTGCGGCTGGCCGATGGCCGCGATCTCAGCTGGGACGAACACGGACCAACCGACGGCCCTGCGGTGTTCTATCTGCACGGCATCCCCGGCTGCCGGGTGATGTGGAGCGGGCTCGGTTCGGCGGCGGAATCGGCGGGTGTCCGGCTGATCGTTCCCGATCGCCCCGGCTGCGGGCTGTCGTCGTTCCAGCCCGACCGTCGGATCACCGACCTGCCGAGCGATCTGAGCGCGCTCGCCGATCAGCTGCGGCTGGAGCGCTACTGGGTGGCCGGTGTCTCCGGCGGCGGCCCGTACGCCCTGGCAACGGCGGCGGCCGGCGACCCGCGGCTGGTCGGCGCGGTGGTCACCAACGGGGTCGGCCCGTTGCACACCCCCGACGCGATCGCCGGCCTGTACGACGTCAATCGGCCGGTCTTCGAAGCCGCCGCGACCGGCGTCGAGGCCTGCCGCCCGATCATCGAGTCGATGACGGGAGGCACCGAGCCGGACCGGGACGCACTGGCCGCCATCCTGCGAGCGATGCCGGCCGAGGATCGGGCGGTGATCGAGGCCGATCCACGGATGGCCGCCGAGGTCGGCGATCTCCGGCCGGCCGCCGTCAACGGCATCGACGGACTGGCCTACGACCTGTGGCTGGCCGTGCAACCCTGGGGCTTCGACCTCACCGAGATCGCCGTCCCGGTCGACTTCTACGCCGCTGATCACGATCGCAACGTCCCGATCCAGCACGCGGTCGACCAGGCCGCGCTGGTGCCGAACAGCACGCTGACCGTGTGGCCGGCATCGGGGCATTTCAGCGGCTTCGTCCGGCTGCCCGAGGTGCTCGCAGCATTGGCCCGGACGGCTACCGCCGAGCGCGAAGCGCCTTCAACTGCAGGTAACTCGGCGCATACGGAGTGA